From Cygnus atratus isolate AKBS03 ecotype Queensland, Australia chromosome 1, CAtr_DNAZoo_HiC_assembly, whole genome shotgun sequence, the proteins below share one genomic window:
- the RXYLT1 gene encoding ribitol-5-phosphate xylosyltransferase 1 isoform X2 encodes METRKPKGRKNILQMRLEGASGGDMTHLENMCCCAVLCFITGPSVVPGYFSVEAENVVLVLNGREKAKITYATQWLHYAQTLIQTHKIQHVAVVLLGNEQCNNEWIQPYLKRHGGFVNLLFVTYDYTLVNEEDIFQWPLGVATYRNFPVVEPSWSMLHDPRSYLCNFLGTVYKNSSRETLMEILKQDGLDKLCWIAAREQWQPQETNESFKNYQDALLQSDLTLCPVGINTECYRIYEACSYGSLPVIEDVMTPGDCGNSSMYHSAPLQLLKTMGAPFIFIKNWKELPAVLEKEKKMSLQEKIQRRIKLIEWYQNFKAWMRQKFINTLENSFLPSDKG; translated from the exons ATGGAGACAAGGAAGccaaaaggcaggaaaaacatACTTCAG ATGAGGCTAGAGGGAGCTAGTGGAGGTGACATGACACATTTGGAGAAtatgtgctgctgtgcagtttTGTG CTTCATCACTGGTCCGTCTGTAGTTCCTGGCTACTTCTCAGTTGAAGCTGAAAATGTTGTGCTAGTTctgaatggaagagaaaaagcaaagatcaCTTACGCCACTCAGTGGTTGCATTACGCGCAAACGTTAATCCAGACTCACAAGATACAGCATGTAGCTGTTGTGCTGCTTGGAAATGAGCAGTGCAACAATGAATGGATTCAACCATACCTGAAAAGACACGGAGGATTTGTAAATCTGCTCTTTGTAACATATGACTATACATTGGTAAATGAAGAAGATATTTTCCAGTGGCCTTTAGGAGTAGCTAC CTACAGAAATTTTCCGGTTGTAGAACCCAGCTGGTCAATGCTACACGATCCAAGGTCATATCTATGTAATTTCCTAGGAACAGTTTATAAGAACTCTTCGAGGGAAACTCTAATGGAAATACTGAAGCAGGATGGACTTGATAAGCTTTGCTGGATTGCAGCCAGAGAACA GTGGCAGCCtcaagaaacaaatgaaagtttCAAAAACTATCAGGATGCCTTGCTGCAGAGTGATCTGACGTTGTGCCCAGTGGGAATAAATACAGAATGCTATAGGATTTACGAAGCTTGTTCGTATGGATCCCTGCCTGTTATAGAAGATGTAATGACACCTGGTGATTGCGGAAATTCATCAATGTACCACAGTGCTCCATTACAATTATTAAAAACCATGGGGGCTCCatttatctttattaaaaactgGAAAGAGCTTCCTGCTgttctagaaaaagaaaaaaaaatgagcttaCAAGAAAAGATTCAAAGGAGAATAAAGCTTATAGAGTGGTATCAAAACTTCAAAGCATGGATGAGACAGAAATTCATTAATACTTTGGAAAATTCATTTCTGCCCAGTGATAAAGGATaa
- the RXYLT1 gene encoding ribitol-5-phosphate xylosyltransferase 1 isoform X1, translating into MRGARKRLCSALLLAYGLFSLYAAYTVFLRPRRTAAVRPPHRDRRGPRDIDHVSLGNEEWNPWEADEKNEQIASQQRYENNIKMIKNARSHLEQTNLRVQIWGKAAIGLYLWQHIFEGHLEPADVTAPWRQGSQKAGKTYFSFITGPSVVPGYFSVEAENVVLVLNGREKAKITYATQWLHYAQTLIQTHKIQHVAVVLLGNEQCNNEWIQPYLKRHGGFVNLLFVTYDYTLVNEEDIFQWPLGVATYRNFPVVEPSWSMLHDPRSYLCNFLGTVYKNSSRETLMEILKQDGLDKLCWIAAREQWQPQETNESFKNYQDALLQSDLTLCPVGINTECYRIYEACSYGSLPVIEDVMTPGDCGNSSMYHSAPLQLLKTMGAPFIFIKNWKELPAVLEKEKKMSLQEKIQRRIKLIEWYQNFKAWMRQKFINTLENSFLPSDKG; encoded by the exons ATGCGGGGCGCTCGCAAGCGGCTGTGCTCCGCCTTGCTCCTCGCCTACGGCCTCTTCTCCCTCTACGCGGCCTACACCGTCTTcctccggccccgccgcacgGCCGCCGTCCGCCCGCCGCACAGGGACCGCCGCGGCCCGCGAG ATATAGATCATGTTTCTTTGGGAAACGAAGAGTGGAATCCCTGGGAAGCTgatgagaaaaatgaacagattgCTTCTCAACAGAGATACGAAAATAATATTAAGATGATAAAAAATGCAAGATCTCACCTAGAACAAACCAATCTTAGAGTGCAGAtttggggaaaagcagcaattG GTCTTTACCTTTGGCAACATATTTTTGAAGGGCATCTTGAGCCAGCTGATGTGACTGCACCATGGAGACAAGGAAGccaaaaggcaggaaaaacatACTTCAG CTTCATCACTGGTCCGTCTGTAGTTCCTGGCTACTTCTCAGTTGAAGCTGAAAATGTTGTGCTAGTTctgaatggaagagaaaaagcaaagatcaCTTACGCCACTCAGTGGTTGCATTACGCGCAAACGTTAATCCAGACTCACAAGATACAGCATGTAGCTGTTGTGCTGCTTGGAAATGAGCAGTGCAACAATGAATGGATTCAACCATACCTGAAAAGACACGGAGGATTTGTAAATCTGCTCTTTGTAACATATGACTATACATTGGTAAATGAAGAAGATATTTTCCAGTGGCCTTTAGGAGTAGCTAC CTACAGAAATTTTCCGGTTGTAGAACCCAGCTGGTCAATGCTACACGATCCAAGGTCATATCTATGTAATTTCCTAGGAACAGTTTATAAGAACTCTTCGAGGGAAACTCTAATGGAAATACTGAAGCAGGATGGACTTGATAAGCTTTGCTGGATTGCAGCCAGAGAACA GTGGCAGCCtcaagaaacaaatgaaagtttCAAAAACTATCAGGATGCCTTGCTGCAGAGTGATCTGACGTTGTGCCCAGTGGGAATAAATACAGAATGCTATAGGATTTACGAAGCTTGTTCGTATGGATCCCTGCCTGTTATAGAAGATGTAATGACACCTGGTGATTGCGGAAATTCATCAATGTACCACAGTGCTCCATTACAATTATTAAAAACCATGGGGGCTCCatttatctttattaaaaactgGAAAGAGCTTCCTGCTgttctagaaaaagaaaaaaaaatgagcttaCAAGAAAAGATTCAAAGGAGAATAAAGCTTATAGAGTGGTATCAAAACTTCAAAGCATGGATGAGACAGAAATTCATTAATACTTTGGAAAATTCATTTCTGCCCAGTGATAAAGGATaa